In Leopardus geoffroyi isolate Oge1 chromosome B4, O.geoffroyi_Oge1_pat1.0, whole genome shotgun sequence, the DNA window GGTGCATTGTAGTTGCATTGCATGTTCTGGTGGTACCCGTGCAATGTTTCCACAGTGCATCACAGAGGCCTGCCTGGCCCTCGAGAGACTTCCTACCGTGCCTTGGTAGGGGGCGCTGCCGTCACTGTTGGATCCCAAGGCATGGCCGCCccgggagagaggaggggcagggtgtGCACAGCTAAAAGCGAAGCACGGTCTGCACACTCAGCAGGAGTTGGGTTTCCCTCCATGAAGGGAGGGACGGGCTATGGCCCGGACGGTCAGACTCTGAGCCCCCCACTGGGGTTTGGTCCGAGGTAGCTAGGTTGGCACTTCTGGTTAGAGGTGGTGAGTATCAGTCCCAGATACTAGGGGAGCCCGGAAGCATGCCAGCCCTACAGAATAAGCACTGTGCCAAAGGGGCCCAAGAGTAAAGGCCCACGGAGGAGCCACATAGTTTCAGCTGACTTTGGGAAACAAGAGAGAGGCTGCCGTACTCTTGGGGCTGGGGTTCCTGGACAGCAGTTCTGTGTGGGAGAATGGGCCAAGGAGGAGACCCCGTGGAGCTTGGCATCTGTCAAAGGGCAGAATCCAGCCCCAGGCCGCTCCCACCACCCAAAGGTGCTCCCCCAGCGCTCACTTCTTAGAAATGccaggcttggggcgcctgagtggctcagtcggttaggcgcccgacttcggctcgggtcatgacctcacggttcgttgAGTTCGAACCCCCCtcaggtctctgtgctgacagctcagagtctggagcctgcttccgattctgtgtctccctctctctgcccctcccccacttgactctctctctctctctctctctctctcaaaaaaataaacattacaacaaattttttaaaaaagccaggCTTGGTTTGAAGAGGGAGGCCATCACCAGCCAGAAAACAGTGTGGGGAAGGGACAAGACAACGAGCAGGCACGAGGCAGAGTCCAGGGTGGGTCCAGTGCCCTGGTGAAGGGACACGAAGAGGAATCTCCTGGGGGGAGTCCATCGGAACCTCTAGGGCCCCATGGGACCCCTCTCACAAAGAAGTCTGCTTTGTCCTCACTCTCACTGCCCCCTGGTACTGATGGGAGCCGTGCAGGTGGCCCAGCCTCACGGGTGCCGTGCGAACAGTACGTGAGTCCCCCACTCACGCGCTGTGCGGCATCCGTGCCTGATGGTGGCTGGCATTGACAGTGCTTCCAAAGGCCGGGTGTAGCAGGCACGCACAGTGCTCTCCTGTAACACGGTAGCCTTGTGGtgccattttgtggatgaggaaacggaggctgaGAGAGGGTCAGTTGTGTGCCAGTTGGTGGCCAAACCGCAATTGATTTAGGTCAGTGGGTCTAAACCCAAGTGTTCAACTGGTCCGTGGTTTCGCCTTCTTGGACTCCTGTCTCCCCAACCCCCAGACCACTGGGGCCGAGCCTTGGCTGCCTTCTGTAGAAGTgagcctcctccttcccttcctccatctcctGGCTATGCTGCCACTTCGGGTCCTTTGATCCTACTTGCGGGGCAGGGCTGCGGCCCAGTTGGGGCATGGGCCTGCTGGGAGGCCACCTCCTGTGAGGTGGGAGGAGCCTGTGCCTTCCTATCGGGCCCACGAAGGTATTATTCTGGTGCCTGCTGCATGTCTCCTACACAAgctcctgccctctctgggcctcacttcttcacccacagaatgggagaaacagATCTTCCACCTGGGGCCATAGAAAGGACTAGATGCTGTGAGCCCGTTTGCCCTTCAGCTCTTCTCTTGCTGTCTGGGGAGCGTTTTCCAGGCTGCCCCTCTGGGACTCTCCACTTCCTCCCGGAGCTGCCGAGGGTTGGGCTTGGGAGGGCCTGATAACCGCTGGGATCTCTATCCCTGCAATAGGTCAGTCACCGGTCTCCTCCCTTGTGGCTCATCCCCCAGGTGGTCCAGCTGCTGACCTGTGACCTGCTACTATCGCTGAGGACAGCGCTCTGGCAAAAGCAGgcaggagccagccaggcgctggGTGAGACGTACCACGCATCCGGTGCTGAACTGGCCGGCTTCCAGCGGGACCTGGGCAGCCTCCGCAGGCTGGCGCACAGCTTCCGCCCAGCATACCGCAAGGTGAGACCCAGCCggccagcaggggagggcaggtggggttCTAGAAGCACCAACACGGGGTTGCAGAGTTGGCCCTCGGAGGTCAGCCGGTTACCCTGTGTCAAGCACGGGGGTAGCTGCCATGTATCCCTTTCTTCTGCTTGTGTTAGTTGAGTAGCCGCTGTGTGCCCAGCCCTGCAGTGTGGCAAGCAGGCCGAGGGCCCACAGGCAGGGGCCCGCACCGACTGCACCTCACGTGTCAAATGCGGGGATGGGAAGGGCTCCTGGccctgggaggggtgggaagggcatgGAGAGAGCTCCACTCTTGATTTCCTAACTGTTGTCAGAGTGACGGAATCTCCCTAGCACTTCATTTCATTCTTGTTCTGAGTCGCCGGAGGCTTTGGCTCTGCTGCCTGACTGCACACAATATCCCCGTGGCGATGGCCACAGAATCTGAGAAGTCTCTCAGGGCAGTTGTGTAATTGGGCTGATTGGAcccaaataatttccttgcttgtTTTATTGTGATTGCTAATTAGAGTTATGTACTCAACATGTTTTTGcctgaattattttctaaaatttcaagtGAGAAGGCCATTAGTGTCCGTGAGGGGCGAAGGGCTCAGTGAGTCTGCCTTTTCCTTGGTCCCTCCCAGGGTCACATTGTGGCCACTGTGCACAGTGAACCAGGACAGACAGCGGGCTAAACATACATAATCACTGCTGAACCTGCTCCACTGGGGAAAAGAGGAAGTGTACCCCAAGGTTCAGGGCCCTCTGGTCTGCTCAGGGCACGGCTGGCATCAGAGGCCTCCTCCTGAGACACCGTTTCCAACCTGCCTCTCCTCTGCCGAAACTCTTTAGTGGCTCCCCCGGCCCCACTGCCTTCCCCAGTGGCACTCGAGACCCTCCCCACAGATGGAGATAGGAAGGGGTATAAAGGAGCCTTGTGATTTAAGGAATTAGAGATCTAggccttgccccccacccccaccccgttccCCAGTGACTCATATTTACAGAAGAGCCGCACTTCCCCTGGACACGTTCTGGcctctatttctttctgaagaaactgaaggaaaCAGGACCGAGCCTCCCTGGTGCCAGTCCAGCCAGCTGTTCCTCTCCTCTTGccgccctcctcccagcctcacctctgcCTGTTTTCAAGCTGGACGCCACCCCCAAGGCCTGAGGCTGCACCCAGGCCACTTCTCTTCCAGCCCCCGGGGGCACGTCTGGGCTCTTTGTCTCCTGTAGAGGAGAGCGTCCTTGCCTGTTTCCAGCTGGCCTGTGCTGTGCTCCCCGTTCCTGCTCTTCCTCCAGGTGTCTGGCTTTTTCGGAGCTCAGAGTGAGGATGGAAGTTGCTTCCAaggggagagcagggcagggtaGTACGGAGAGAAGGGCCACTGTTGGGTGGCCGACGAGATGCCTCCTAGAGAGGTATCCACTGGGGTACAGACAGGTGCGTCCCCCCTGCACCACCCCCAGGTGTTCCTGCACGAAGCCACTGTGCGCCTGATGGCGGGAGCCAGCCCCACCCGCACGCACCAGCTGCTGGAGCACAGTCTACGCCGCCGGACCGCCCAGAATACCAAGCACGGTGAGTCTCTCTGCGCCCCAGCTCCGGGCCTGGTGTGGACCCtgcctgagcaggggagtggaggggaggggaggagggccccAGCCCGCCACTTACCCTGGCAGAGCCCCAGTGGCTGTCCTCACCTGCGCTGTTCTCAGAGGTGGCGCGAGAATAGCAGTGGCCCGAGGCTGGTTCTCTGAGTTGCGGGGGAGGATCCATGACCACTCTGTGGGGCTGGGGTTTGGTTGGGTTGTGGATCCAGCCTCAGGAGTGAGGATGGGAGGGCTGGGGATTCTGGGAGGGCTGGGGATGCTGTCCCGGCCCCAGCACTGCCTCACTGGCTGGCTCTGAGCTTAAATAAACGAGTCCAGGGTGAGCCCTTGGAACAGCTCGGTGAGCGGCTCCTCCACGCGTCTCCTCATCATTCCTGCAGGAGAGGTGGACGCCTGGCCCGGCCAGCGAGAGCGGGCCACCGCCATCCTGCTGGCCTGCCGCCACCTTCCCctgtccttcctctcctccccggGCCAGCGGGCCGTGCTGCTGGCCGAGGCAGCCCGCACCCTGGAGAAGGCGGGCGACCGGCGCTCATGCAACGACTGCCAGCAGATGATTGTCAAGTTGGGGGGCGGCACTGCCATCGCCGCCTCCTGACCCCTGGGTTCTGCCCACCTCAGCCCCTgcctcccgcccccctcctccctctgtctctcagtctctctccctcctccctgtctctcgatctctctgctccctctgggAGTTGTGGGATGAGCCTTGTCTTCTGAGCTGTTGCCTGCTGAGGCTTGTGGACCACCTCAGCCCAGTAGGCCCCTGGGCAGAGCCCCAAAAGCTGCTGTAGACAGATGCACGTGGTCCAGGGCCCCATGGGTCTGAGAGAGGAAAGAGCAGGGCAGGAATTGGGGGGGAGTTTCCTGACTTAAAAGTGGCAGGGGGCTCCCAAGCTGCCtggtccctgcctccagccctcaGCCCTCCCCAGCTTTTCTCTCCTCCAGACACCACCACCCCCTTTCCTGCTTCCTTGTTTTTTATCAGGCTTTCCCTGTGGGGGACATAGGTCTCTGGGCACCAAAGCGCCTCACCCTTGGCACTGTGCCCAGCGTGCCCCTTTCCCCCCTTTTATACAGATGTTTTTATATCCGTGTGCTTGGGTTTGCCGTGATGCAGGGCTGAGTTGCTGTGGcatctttatttctctccttgggtctgtgtcccctcccctgtgCCTGACAAAGCCAGttcattgttttctcttcattACACAGGACAGCCAGGGTAGGAGGGAAGCCCAGCTCTGGGGAGGCaagtgggaggcagggggcaggcctGGGGTTGGATGAAATAATGTcggcattattttttaattttttaaaaaataaatggtatctTATTTAATTGTCCTGTTCCTTCCCACTCCCCCGCCCCCTGGGATGCCAGCGCAAGCTCAGGGTAGGTCCAGGGGGGCTGGGAGAGATGAAGCCACCCATTGGGACTGGGGACCAGGGGCCTTCAGTGTGGGTTCTCaattccctcccaccccaactcCTACCTCCACAGTCTATTTTTATTCCGAATTCTTGACCTGAAAATAAGCCAGGGTGGCAGGGACCAACCCCCAGTCTCTCCCCAGTGACAATCCCCTTTTCGGGGTAAACACTAGGAATAAAGGCCCCTGCCTCGATGAGGGTCCTTGGAGGAAAAGTGGTCCCACTCTTCTGGATCCCCGGGCTTGGTGCCCAGCCCCTGAGGCCATTTCTCCCAGGACCTGAGGACTGCCTGAGACCTCAGAACCTTCCGGGAGGCTGAGAGGGgctgccttccctcccttcctgcctgtgTTCCTCACCCCTCAGGCCAGTTGGGGTAGAGAATGGGCGGGGGCTCCCCCCGATGCCGAGGACAGGCTAGAGTGGCTCAGCTTGGACCTTACCCACGTTCtttccctgctgcccctccccccacacactgtAAGTCGTGGCCCCTGCCCACCAGGCGAGCCAGCCCTTGTGTCATGTGTATATACCGTGCCTTTTCTCATTATTGtttaggggtgggagggggtagTTTTTCGCTGAAAGGGGGATACACCTATGGCTTCCTTGATATGGAATCGTTCATGTGTCCTGGATGTAGGTTATTCAATAAACAGATTGGTGCCACCCAGCATGAGGCGTGTGAGGGTCTGTAGTGTGACCGCCGTGGTGATTCAGCCAGGTGGCTGCAAGGCTTGGCCTCTGGTGGGTCGGGGACTGAGGACAGCCCCTCCTTCTCTGCTGAGAGGCTCCTGGAAGGTTTCGTTTGGAAGGACCTTCCTCGACCATCCACCCGCTTCCTTACAATGCCGGCTGCTGGCGCGCACTCCTGGGCTGGAACAGAGTCTGGGATAAAAGGGCAGCCAGAGGTGCTGCTTGAGTCAGAGGCCACTGTATCCAGGACACAGCTGGCCACTCACAGCAGCGGCTGTTTCAGATTTGGGGTGCCAAGCCCATGCGTGTTCACCCCTCAGAGAGAAATCTGTCCGCTACTGGCTGTATCCCCATCCCCCCCTGAGGGCTCACTGCCCACAAGTCACATCCAGGTCCAGCTCCTGTACCCCGCTGGTCGCCTGGGGCAGGACATCACCTCTATCTGCCTCCTCTTCCACGTGTGCCCCACAGGGATGACAGTCCCTGCCTTTAAGTGCCCATAGACGTGTTGGCCAGTTTCAGTGACATGACCCACACAAAGTTCCATGTACAGTTAAGTGCCTTATGAGGCTGGCGAGAGGCAAGACCACGAGGAGCAGCAGTGGGCTGGAAGCGGAGGAGTCCGGAGTGACCTGGGGATGAGCATGGAGCATGGAGAGCAAGGTCAGTGACCTGGCCTGGCTGAGAAATAAGTCTTCTCCGAAGGGCAGTCCTGGGATGGAGATCTAGGGTCCTGGGGACTGCGAATGAGCAAGGGGTTGCACCCACCTCCCAACAAAGCCCCGTCAAGGCCTGTGTCACCAGGGTGGGTGGCTGTGAGTGGCCGATGACCCAGGAACCTGATCTTTCGAGTCTTGGCAGGCTCCATGACTCAGCACCCACCCCCCTTCCACCTCCCTCTACGCAGCTGCCAGATAGGCGCCGGGGCACCGTACCCCCAGTTGAGGGTGTGAGGGCTCTCTCCCCTAAAGCCACTGGGCCCTCACTGCAGGCAGGACCGTAGACTCTTGACTCTGTTCTGTCCTGGGgcttctgagccttggtttcctcaaaaGCCAGAAGAGCTAGTGAGGCGGGCCCTGTTACAGGTGAagagctgggggttggggggtctCAGGGCGGCCCCGCGCGGCAGGAGGACGATCTGAGACCATGAACCTCAGGAGCAGAGCCCCTCCCTGCCAGCACACACGTTCATACCTTTCCTCTTCCCCACAGTGCCCTGCCTGCCGCTCATCAGGTTCACAGCGGCAGAGGACAGGAGTCCTAatcagctgggtgaccttggcaaGTTACTTGGGTCTcaaaacctcaatttcctcacctgtaaagccACACACCCATAGGGCttttgcaaggattaaataaaagaaacagcaaTAGATGGTGGCCATTGTTATTaaaacagcatatatatatatatatatatatatatatatatacacacacacacacacacaccatgcccaGGGCACACAggagggaaacagaggcccaaCTGGGTGGCTTTTGCTGAGGTCACACTGTGAGGGACATAACCCAGACCTCAACCTCCCAACCATCCCTGGCACAAAGGAACTCGATGCACCCAGGCTGCTGGCAATGCCCTGAGCCACAGCCAGCTACCCAGAGCCCACCTGGCAGGAAGGGGGAGCTGGCAATGCAAGCCTGTGTGAGCACCCCGGTGGGGTCACTGCCAAGGCTCTGCGTCCAGCATCCCCATCCCCTTTCCCCCCTACAGCAGCTACTGGGAGGAGGCTCCCCCATCCTGAGCACCAGCTGTCCACTTGGCCCACTGCCCACACCCATTAGGGGGGTGGCCCTGGACCAAGCTGGCCAAGTGGCCTGCAAGCCAGGCGCCGGCTCAGGGCCAGACCGTGTCAGTGAGAATCAGCTAGGTTTAACCAACTCAAGATGTAGAGTGGCCGGAAGGGGCTCACCTCCAGTAAGGGGCATGGACCCTCCAGGGGGCCTCAGGCTCCCCACAGCCGTCTCCCCTGTGCTCGGGAGCCTCCAGGTGGCTGGGGCCCAAGCGCTCCCTCCCCCGTGGCTCCCACTGGTATGGACATTAAGCTTGGCATTCAGCCCTGACTACCCTCTCCAGCCACCTCTCCCTGGCTCCCAGGACACTTGCCCGCCAGCTCTCAGGAGCAGTCCTTTGCTCTTGCACACGCTGTGCCCTCTGCCCGTACTGCCGTCTGTCCAGTCAATGACCAATGCTTCCACCATCCGTGCCTCTCAGAGCCAAGCTGGGGCTCCTTTATTCTCAGGGATGGGAGCCACAGAAAAGGCTTTATATTTACACGAGGAACCCTGGCCCTAAGGCCCCAAGGACAGAACCACTGGCCTCACCCAGCGGGCCCCTTCTTAGCCCTGCAGGCTCCAAGGCCCCAGTCCAGTTTGGGCAGGCATAAGGGCAGGCTGGCCTTCCACGGCCGGCGCCTCTCCTCCCCCACGGTATGGGCCCCGGGAACCGGCCCACGGCGGCCTCCAGGCAGATGAGGGCGCCCCGGAGATTGCGATGATTCGGGAGAACCAGCGGCTGTCTTCACACGGTGACCTCAGCTTTGCTGTTGGTGCTCAGGTGCCGGGGCCCGCGGCCTGCACTGCCGTAAAGTCCAGGGGGCTGCGGGCCGAAGGCCTCGGGCGGCTTCTCCACGCTGAACTGGCGCCGGGGCGCGTGGCCGGGCCGCCGGGGTGCGGGGGAGGCCTGAGCCGCCAGGTGGCCGCGGGGGGCGGGCCGGGCCAGGCGGCCGGCGATCCAGGCCTTGTAGTGGCCCGAAGGAGCAAGGCCGGCGGGGGGCGCGTAGCCCGGCGGGGCCCAGGGGCAGGCGTCGAGCAGCGCCGGCAAGTCCTCGCGGGGCCGCTGGGGCCGCGCCGAGACGGTCAGCGGGGCAGGTTCGGTCGCGGGGAACCGCTGGTAGAAGTCCGGCGGGGTGGCTTCTGCGGGGATAGTGGGGACGAGCCAGGGGGCGACGTCAGGCCCGGGGGGCGGGGTCCCAGCGGCcccggggcggggcagggagaagCCACGCCTCAGGGGCGGGGCCTAGCCCTCTCTTGGGTGGGACAGGGAAAGTCAGGCCTCGCGGGCGGGACAGGCCCGGGACCCGCCTTGGGAGACGCGGGTTTTCACGCCCCGGGCTCGGTGGGGTACAGCCTGGTGGCCCGGCGAGGGTGCGCAACACGGCCGAGGCGCGGGAGCCGACTGGCTGCGTAGGCCCGATACAATATTTGGCTGGAGCGCTGACCCGCAAGGCTGGCAACCGTGGAACTCGAACCAGGACCCAAGCCTTGTCATCTAGGAGCTTGGATACCCGGGGCGCAGAGCCCGGCGCTCCCGCACAGACCCGGCCACTCACCTGCGGCCTTGAGCGCGGCTGCCTTGAGGGTGGCGTACTTGGCGTAGTCCCGCTGCAGCGTCATGCTGCCGCCGTCCTGCAGCCTGGGGCCACGCAGGGGTCCTGGTGTCGCTGACCCCAGGGGCACGTTGTTGGGGCGTTTCTTGTCTGGAgcggggagagggaagaggagaccCGGCCTGCTGACAGGAGGACATTCTCCACCTGCACAACCAACTCTTCCGGCCCCCTCCCCAGTGAGAACTTGGGGGATGGTTACTTGGGCCGGACTGAGAGCCAGACCTAACCTGATGGCAGAATCGCCAACGCCTGGAAAAGGCCTGGCTCAGAATAACGCGATTAATAGCAGccagccctggggcgcctgggtggctcagtcgattgagcctccgacttcagctcaggtcatgatctcacagctcgtgagttccagccccgcatcgggctctgtgctgacggctgggagcctggagcctgcttcggatcctgtgtctccctctctctctgcccctaacctgctcacagtctgtctctgtctctctcaaaaatgaataaacatttaaaaattaaaaaaaaaaaaaaaaaaaaatagcagccaGCCCTGAGTGGGTGCTAGCCTGATGGATGACTCCTCAGCATGTTCAGCTTGGGCCAGGCATCGGGTCCCAGGACCTGCTTCTCAGGAGATGGAGTTAACGTCTGAAAATTAGAACCCAtacaggggaggggagtgggattGCCGCCTCACCAGCAAGAGCCCAAGAGGGAGGCTCCAGCCTGGAGGAAAAGGCCCACAGACGTCCACAGGCTGGTGCGAAGCTGACCCCGGGGCACTGAGCCAAGGCCTAGAACCACAGCCGGATTCCAGATCCCTGGATCTGGAAGCTTCCTCACAGAGTCCCCTTGACCGGAAGCTGCTGGACACCTCAGAGGGTCTCCCTCCACCAAGGGGAGCTGACCGGCTTGCCCAGCCCCGACTCACACGCCTGCAGAGGCAGGCAGCTCGTTCCAATTGTGAAAGAGCTAAGAGCCTCTTACCCCTCAACAcaccccttcctctgctcccaggCCTGTGCTGTGGATCGACATATGCTGGCCCACCAGCTTGCACACCTGTGTTCTTGGGGGAGCCCCTGGGGAGGCCATCCCCCATCTGCACCTGGACACAGCTACCCAGAGGTGGGCCCAGGGGTGGAGGCAGCGGCTCCTGGGGGTCCGGCTGCTTCAGAAGTTCTGTCAGTGTCCTGTGGGGAAAGAGTGATGAGAGGCAGTCCCCCCAACCTCCTGCTTCCCCACTGGCCAGGCCTTGGCCTACCCAAGGCCAGCCCTCCCACCACTGTCACCCTTTCAACCCATCTGGCCCCCCTTCTTCCCTGTGATTGTTCTCACACATCTAGTTTCCACTGTCAGGCATGACCTGTGGCCCCAACACATGGCCACTTCCAGAGCAGGTGAGGAAACTCTAATGGGGTCACATGTCACCAGGGCTACCTTGTTTTCCAAAGACTCCCCCGCTCCCAGAGTCCATTCTCCAAGACCCTCCGAGTGGAGCTCTTCAAGTGCATCAGGCTCCTGGACTTTGCTTGCACTGCTCCCGGGGCCAACGATCTTTTCCTCCCTCTCGTTCTGCAAAAGTCCTACTTATTCTTCAAACCCCACCAGAAtccctcctcttccaggaagccttcctgatcTGCTTCACCTAATTCCCTTCCTGCAGCAGGGGCTTCTGCTGAGTCCCGGGACAAAGCTGTCACACAGGCACGGAGGGGAGAACAGACgtaaggggagggaggagccaggagAGCCCAGGGTGGAAGCCTAGCACCAAagactatgtgaccttgggcagccaCCTGCCTGGTACCAGGacacccagccccacccagctGTGACAGCGTCTGACTGAGCCTTCCCTGCAGACAGCCAGACACAGCCTTCAGGCCGGCTGCCTTTGGTGCCCAGAATCCATGATTTTCTTCCGGCTCACTCTGACCTTCCCACCtcggcggggcggggtgggggagaccgAGGTGCTGAGGACTCAGATGGCTGATTCATGAAGAAGCACACGAGAGGTGCGACACCTAGGGTAGGTACTGTTTGGCTGAAAGCCTCCTAGTCCTGCCCACTCCTCAGCTGCCCACCCGTGTGGCCTCATCTCTGTGCAAGCCCGCACCTGTGCCAGCTCTCCCAAACACCTGAGTAATTTTCATGCCGCTGGGCCTCTGCACAAGCTTTCTCTAGGGACAGACTCCAATTCCCTTCTAAGCCCTCTGAGCTGGAGGGGTGCTGACCGTCGACCTCAACACGGCAGAATTAAGGGTGAGACTGGGGGAGAGGGCGGGGGTTCAGCACATGCCCACACATGAGCTCAAGTTGGGCTTCAGGTCTccccagaggagaaaaaagagggcATATGGAAGCTGAAGCCCAGACAGAGGAAGGGACTGGCCTAGGCCACACAGCACATCGGGAGTGGGCCAGCTCTTCCTAAAGCATCACCAGACCTGCTTCACTGTCCCCTGTGGATGAAGTGGGTTCTAGGTGGACACATCAGCTAGACTGCCCAAGCCACCGCTCTACACCACCATGGCCCTCAGCTCCTGCTGCCCCGTTGTAATCAAGGACATGCCCTGTCTTCTCCTCCTGGCCCTGCATGAGGGACTCCAAACTCAGGGCCTGCCCCCGTAGCGTCCAGAAGCCAGGATGAGAGCCTCCACATCGCCCGAGGCAGCACAGTCGCTGAGGCCAGcaccccccagctctgccctaCAGCTGTCTAGTAGGGGGTGGGCTAGGTGGTCTGGGAGACAGAGGTGCTGTGGAGTGCCTAGGAAGCCCTCATCCCCCGCCCCTCAAGTCTGTGAGGTGGGAAGCACCCAGGCCTGGGGGGCTTCTACTGTCACCTCTAAATACCAGCCTGTCGCGTATCCAAAAGGAGCCCAGATCTGGGTAGGTGAGGCGGGCACAGGCCCCAAGAcatgggggtggctggggggatgtgagtgtgtgagtgtgtgggtgtgtgggtgtcgGTGAGAGTTTCAGGGTGAGGACGCAGAATCCCAGAGTCCCCATTCTAGCTGAGAAAGGGAACCCGGGTCCTATAGATCCCGCTTCACACAAAGCTCAGACTCAGCCAGCACCCGTCCTGGCCTCAGCGGCAACAAATCTGTGTCCCCCATGTTTCAGGCCTCTTTCTACACAGGGAGAGACCCTGACGcttgcctgggggggggggggggggctactgAGTACCGCAGATTGGAGAGGCCTTCTCtccccagggaaagaaggtcaggCCTGAGTCAcagctgtgggggtggggatgggagggaagtgGAAGGAGAGGCGAAAAAGTGGAGAAAGAAGCAAGAGGAGGGAGACCCAAGAGAGCTACAGAAAATGCCCCATCCTTCCCTTTCCTACTCTGGGGACCTAGGACGCCCTATGCTATGGCCCCCACCCGGTACTAGTGGGACTCAGGCCCCAGACCCCCTTTCTTGGGTGCGGTTTTTGTGCCCTCTGTCCGGGGCGACCAgtccagaggaggaggaagccgcGGGAGAGGGCGGCTCCGCACCCAGTTCCCTCCGGAAGGTCAAGGGGAGACGGTATCAGCTGTCTCCCTCCacgaagtgggggggggggggcggtggatgGGGGAAGAATAACAGACCTGGCGACTGAGAGCGGAAGTAAAAACCAGGAGGAGGGTGCCGCTGAGAGGACCAGAATTTACAGACGGGCGGGAAGGATGAAGGCTGGCGAGGGGGCGCCCACCCTTCGGGAAGGACCGTCCAGGAGGGGCGGGCGGGGCCCCGGGCCCCGGCTGGCGCGCGCTCACCTGGTGACGGTGCGCCGCGCGCGCGGGCTGTGCGCCCTCTCCAGGCCCAGGCGCGCCCCGATGCCGGCCAGCACGAGCAGCGCGGCGACGCCGCACACCGCGTAGACGGCCGTGTGGCTGCGCTCGCGGCCCGGGTCCCGGGGCGCGGCGGCGTCGCGGGCACGCGCGGGTGGCCGGCCCGTCTGCACCCAGGCCGGCGTGTCGTAGTTGGAGCAGCGGCTCTGGTCCAGGCGCCGGGGTCCGTCGTGGCAGCAGAAGCGGTAGCCGCACGTGCCGCAGCAGAAGCTGTAGGCGCCCGAGCTGCAGTTGAAGGGCGGGTCCCACTGGCCCATCACGTCGTAGTAGCCCCGGCAGCGGTCGCCCCCGGCCGGGGCCGCCGTGCCGGGCGCCGCGGGCTCCTGAGCCTCGGGGGCGCCCGCGCGGCCCGACGGCGGCCGCGCCAGCAGCAGCGCCAGCCCGATCGCGAGCCGGAGCCCCGGCCGGCCGCCGCCGCGCAGCCCCCGCGCCCCGGCCCGCTCCATCGGGCCCGCGCCTTCGGCTACAGCGCCCGGCCCATGGCGGCGCGCCGCGGCTCCCTCCCGCCGGGCCTCCGGGCCAGCTCCTCCGCGCCCTCAGGGACCGCGC includes these proteins:
- the SHISA8 gene encoding protein shisa-8 isoform X2, which gives rise to MERAGARGLRGGGRPGLRLAIGLALLLARPPSGRAGAPEAQEPAAPGTAAPAGGDRCRGYYDVMGQWDPPFNCSSGAYSFCCGTCGYRFCCHDGPRRLDQSRCSNYDTPAWVQTGRPPARARDAAAPRDPGRERSHTAVYAVCGVAALLVLAGIGARLGLERAHSPRARRTVTRTLTELLKQPDPQEPLPPPLGPPLGSCVQVQMGDGLPRGSPKNTDKKRPNNVPLGSATPGPLRGPRLQDGGSMTLQRDYAKYATLKAAALKAAEATPPDFYQRFPATEPAPLTVSARPQRPREDLPALLDACPWAPPGYAPPAGLAPSGHYKAWIAGRLARPAPRGHLAAQASPAPRRPGHAPRRQFSVEKPPEAFGPQPPGLYGSAGRGPRHLSTNSKAEVTV
- the SHISA8 gene encoding protein shisa-8 isoform X1, translating into MERAGARGLRGGGRPGLRLAIGLALLLARPPSGRAGAPEAQEPAAPGTAAPAGGDRCRGYYDVMGQWDPPFNCSSGAYSFCCGTCGYRFCCHDGPRRLDQSRCSNYDTPAWVQTGRPPARARDAAAPRDPGRERSHTAVYAVCGVAALLVLAGIGARLGLERAHSPRARRTVTRTLTELLKQPDPQEPLPPPLGPPLGSCVQVQMGDGLPRGSPKNTGVQAGGPAYVDPQHRPGSRGRGVLRDKKRPNNVPLGSATPGPLRGPRLQDGGSMTLQRDYAKYATLKAAALKAAEATPPDFYQRFPATEPAPLTVSARPQRPREDLPALLDACPWAPPGYAPPAGLAPSGHYKAWIAGRLARPAPRGHLAAQASPAPRRPGHAPRRQFSVEKPPEAFGPQPPGLYGSAGRGPRHLSTNSKAEVTV